One segment of Gammaproteobacteria bacterium DNA contains the following:
- the purN gene encoding phosphoribosylglycinamide formyltransferase, with protein sequence MKRVVVLVSGSGRNLQALLDHAAAGTLEASIVGVLSNRADAYALERARLANVPAICLPHHNYAERADFDRALADAVSALAPDIVVMAGFMRVLGDAFLERFAGRMLNIHPSLLPRHPGLRTHDRVLEARDSEHGATVHFVTPELDGGPRIIQGKFRVPAQHTAAMLAEKLMTEIELRIYPQAVAWFARGELGLEAGRVKFRGVPLDAPLSLQDLEDPFR encoded by the coding sequence GTGAAGCGGGTTGTTGTTCTGGTGTCCGGCAGCGGCCGCAATCTTCAGGCCCTGCTGGACCACGCCGCGGCCGGCACGCTGGAGGCGTCCATCGTCGGCGTGCTGTCCAACCGGGCGGATGCCTACGCCCTGGAGCGGGCCCGCCTGGCGAATGTTCCGGCGATCTGCCTGCCGCACCACAACTACGCCGAGCGCGCCGATTTCGACCGCGCACTGGCCGATGCGGTGTCCGCGCTGGCACCGGACATCGTGGTCATGGCCGGGTTCATGCGTGTGCTCGGTGATGCCTTCCTCGAACGTTTCGCGGGCCGCATGCTGAACATTCATCCGTCCCTGCTGCCGCGTCACCCCGGCCTGCGCACCCATGACCGGGTTCTGGAAGCGCGCGATTCCGAACATGGCGCGACCGTGCATTTCGTGACGCCGGAGCTGGACGGCGGGCCCCGCATAATTCAGGGGAAGTTCAGGGTTCCGGCCCAACATACCGCCGCGATGCTGGCCGAAAAGCTCATGACCGAAATCGAGCTGCGCATCTATCCGCAAGCCGTGGCGTGGTTCGCGCGCGGTGAACTTGGACTCGAGGCGGGGCGAGTGAAGTTTCGTGGGGTTCCGCTCGACGCGCCGCTGAGTCTTCAGGATCTTGAGGATCCCTTTCGATGA
- the purM gene encoding phosphoribosylformylglycinamidine cyclo-ligase — protein MNSKPPLSYRDAGVDIDAGDALVDDIKSIVKPTMRPEVMGGIGGFGALMRIPGKYRKPVLVSGTDGVGTKLRLGIDSGRVEGLGVDLVAMCVNDVLVSGAEPLFFLDYYATGKLDRAVATSVVRGIAEGCRQAGAALVGGETAEMPGMYSDGDFDLAGFCVAVVEEDAIIDGSKVAPGDVLIALPSSGPHSNGYSLIRKILERGGHGLDAPLGAASLGDALLAPTRIYVQPVLELLETQTVHAMAHITGGGLSENLPRVFPDGCGAAIDTASWQWPELFSWLQQEGNVAVEEMYRTFNCGVGFVLVVPPQGLEATLEHFTRRGLAPWVIGQIIAHPRQDVVYSESGAQ, from the coding sequence ATGAATTCCAAGCCCCCGCTGAGCTATCGCGACGCCGGTGTTGACATCGACGCCGGCGACGCGCTGGTCGATGACATCAAGTCCATCGTCAAACCGACGATGCGCCCCGAGGTCATGGGTGGCATCGGCGGCTTCGGTGCGCTGATGCGCATTCCGGGCAAGTACCGCAAGCCGGTGCTGGTGTCCGGCACCGATGGCGTCGGCACCAAGCTGCGCCTCGGCATCGACAGCGGTCGGGTCGAGGGTCTGGGCGTCGACCTGGTGGCGATGTGCGTCAACGACGTGCTGGTCTCCGGTGCCGAACCGCTGTTCTTTCTCGACTACTACGCCACCGGCAAGCTTGACCGTGCCGTGGCCACCAGCGTGGTGCGCGGCATCGCGGAGGGCTGCCGTCAGGCCGGCGCTGCGCTGGTCGGCGGCGAAACCGCGGAAATGCCGGGCATGTACTCGGACGGCGATTTCGACCTGGCGGGCTTCTGCGTCGCCGTGGTCGAAGAAGATGCGATCATCGACGGCTCCAAGGTTGCGCCGGGCGACGTGCTGATCGCCCTGCCGTCCTCCGGGCCACATTCCAACGGCTATTCGCTGATCCGCAAGATTCTGGAGCGCGGTGGCCACGGCCTGGATGCGCCGCTGGGCGCGGCGAGCCTCGGTGACGCGCTGCTGGCGCCCACCCGAATCTACGTCCAGCCGGTGCTGGAACTGCTGGAAACGCAGACCGTGCACGCGATGGCGCACATCACCGGCGGCGGTCTCAGCGAGAATCTGCCGCGCGTGTTTCCTGACGGTTGCGGCGCGGCGATCGATACCGCGAGCTGGCAGTGGCCGGAGCTGTTCTCCTGGCTGCAGCAGGAAGGCAATGTCGCGGTCGAGGAGATGTACCGCACCTTCAATTGCGGGGTCGGCTTCGTGCTGGTGGTACCGCCGCAGGGGCTTGAGGCGACCTTGGAGCACTTCACGCGGCGCGGCCTGGCACCCTGGGTCATCGGGCAGATCATCGCGCACCCGCGGCAGGATGTGGTCTACAGCGAATCTGGCGCACAGTGA
- a CDS encoding DUF2066 domain-containing protein: protein MAPAPLLAQFDSSADPGPSLGAGAQIDPQLGPYEALIPAPDQSDAALASALRSAMQSVIERQAGYGAAGTYEGEQLMSQARQYVLSYSFEVDAASTPPQTLLRARFDGNAVRGALARAGMITQRQTETIEIEVSGIDDLADYQRVATHLRRLGSVRSAAPTAGNGDVVRFKLQVEGGPSALELALSTGGLLRQQRYGDAHTPAQYALAR from the coding sequence ATGGCCCCAGCTCCGCTGCTGGCACAGTTCGATTCTTCCGCCGATCCGGGCCCCAGCCTGGGGGCCGGCGCACAGATCGATCCGCAGCTCGGACCCTACGAGGCGCTGATTCCGGCACCGGACCAGAGCGACGCCGCATTGGCCTCGGCGCTGCGCAGCGCCATGCAATCGGTGATCGAACGACAGGCCGGCTATGGCGCCGCCGGCACCTACGAGGGCGAGCAGCTGATGTCGCAGGCCCGCCAGTACGTGCTCAGTTACTCGTTCGAGGTCGATGCCGCGAGCACGCCGCCGCAGACCCTGCTGCGTGCGCGTTTCGACGGCAACGCCGTGCGCGGCGCCCTGGCCCGGGCCGGCATGATCACGCAGCGCCAGACCGAGACCATCGAAATCGAAGTCAGCGGTATCGACGACCTCGCGGACTATCAGCGCGTCGCCACGCACCTGCGCAGACTCGGCAGCGTGAGGTCTGCGGCCCCGACCGCCGGCAATGGCGACGTGGTGCGCTTCAAGCTGCAGGTCGAGGGCGGCCCGAGCGCGCTGGAGCTGGCGCTGTCCACCGGCGGCCTGCTGCGGCAGCAACGCTATGGCGACGCCCACACGCCGGCCCAGTACGCGCTGGCGCGCTGA
- a CDS encoding AI-2E family transporter yields the protein MNSPPRQSALLPNGWPWLAGLLLFGVLLYLLSPIMMPFVIGAGLSYIGDPLVDRLQKIGLSRTLGVCVVFVVIAGLSLIGLLLFVPMLQKQLVQMLQNLPETLRWIQDTALPHLGITLPPDLQLDANGLRDIVREHWREAGDLVQQLWGRISQSSGALIAFAVNLLMVPIVTFYLLRDWDDLVAWIADIIPRRWLPTATQLARDTDNVLGAFLRGQLLVMLALSVTYTLGLWAVGLDLALLVGTIAGLVSFVPYLGAATGILLGLAMMFVQTQAPLPLLWVALVFGVGQMLESMVYTPLLVGDRIGLHPVAVIFAVMAGGQLFGFIGILLALPVAAAVAVVLRHTKQRWLASSWYHGGTDDGPMSEAPGDDAPRRDTDSAAP from the coding sequence ATGAATTCCCCACCCCGCCAAAGTGCATTGCTGCCCAACGGCTGGCCCTGGCTGGCGGGACTGCTGCTGTTCGGCGTGCTGCTGTATCTGCTGTCTCCGATCATGATGCCGTTCGTGATCGGCGCCGGTCTGTCGTACATCGGCGACCCGCTGGTCGACCGCCTGCAGAAGATTGGCCTTTCGCGCACGCTGGGCGTGTGCGTGGTCTTCGTGGTGATCGCCGGTCTGTCGCTGATCGGGCTGCTGCTGTTCGTGCCGATGCTGCAAAAGCAGCTGGTGCAGATGCTGCAGAACCTGCCGGAAACGCTGCGTTGGATTCAGGACACCGCGCTGCCGCACCTCGGCATCACCCTGCCCCCGGACCTGCAGCTCGATGCCAACGGTCTGCGGGACATCGTGCGCGAACACTGGCGCGAAGCCGGCGACCTCGTCCAGCAGTTGTGGGGCCGCATTTCCCAGTCCTCCGGCGCGCTGATCGCGTTTGCGGTGAACCTGTTGATGGTGCCGATCGTCACCTTCTATCTGCTGCGCGACTGGGATGATCTCGTGGCCTGGATCGCCGACATCATCCCGCGCCGCTGGCTGCCCACCGCGACGCAACTCGCGCGCGATACCGACAACGTACTCGGCGCCTTCCTGCGCGGACAGCTGCTGGTGATGCTGGCACTGTCGGTGACCTACACCCTCGGCCTGTGGGCGGTGGGCCTCGACCTGGCATTGCTGGTCGGCACGATCGCCGGCCTCGTCAGTTTCGTGCCCTACCTCGGCGCCGCCACCGGCATTCTGCTGGGACTGGCGATGATGTTCGTTCAGACCCAGGCGCCGCTGCCGCTGCTGTGGGTCGCGCTGGTGTTCGGCGTCGGTCAGATGCTCGAAAGCATGGTCTACACGCCGCTGCTGGTCGGCGATCGCATCGGCCTGCACCCGGTCGCCGTGATCTTCGCGGTGATGGCCGGCGGCCAGCTGTTCGGCTTCATCGGCATTCTGCTGGCACTGCCGGTGGCGGCAGCGGTGGCCGTGGTGCTGCGGCATACCAAACAGCGCTGGCTGGCCTCGTCCTGGTATCACGGCGGCACCGATGACGGCCCCATGTCGGAGGCGCCTGGCGACGACGCGCCGCGTCGCGACACAGACAGCGCCGCACCGTGA
- a CDS encoding DnaA regulatory inactivator Hda (controls initiation of DNA replication by inhibiting re-initiation of replication, promotes hydrolysis of DnaA-bound ATP), giving the protein MQLPLSMRLPDNASFENFVPGPNQAVVAAVSEPRGDVLLIGGPGSGKSHLLQAALRQWQARDRDVAYAPLDDVDGALLAAYVDADLLAVDELERLRPEHSLALLRVLDTRRAAARITVIASRDRPANLDAIPPDLKTRLTQAEVYPLAPLDDAARQQLLIQRAQGRGLSLPPEVAHWLLTQLPRDSGSLIKVLDELDLASLQAQRRLTIPFVRQALRDVRPHST; this is encoded by the coding sequence ATGCAGCTGCCGTTGTCGATGCGACTGCCGGACAACGCCAGCTTCGAGAACTTCGTGCCCGGCCCCAATCAGGCCGTGGTGGCCGCCGTCTCCGAACCGCGCGGCGACGTGCTGCTGATCGGCGGCCCGGGCTCCGGCAAATCGCATCTGCTGCAGGCCGCGCTGCGTCAATGGCAGGCGCGCGACCGCGACGTGGCCTACGCACCGCTGGACGACGTCGACGGCGCATTGCTGGCCGCCTATGTCGATGCGGACCTGCTGGCGGTCGACGAACTCGAACGGCTACGCCCCGAACACAGTCTCGCGCTGCTGCGGGTGTTGGATACGCGCCGTGCGGCGGCGCGTATCACGGTCATCGCCAGCCGCGATCGACCCGCGAATCTCGACGCAATTCCGCCCGACCTCAAGACCCGGCTGACACAGGCCGAGGTCTATCCGCTGGCACCACTGGACGATGCGGCTCGTCAGCAGCTGCTGATCCAGCGCGCGCAGGGCCGAGGCTTGTCTTTGCCGCCCGAGGTCGCGCACTGGCTACTGACGCAGTTGCCGCGCGACAGCGGCAGCCTGATCAAGGTGCTGGACGAACTGGACCTGGCTTCGCTGCAGGCACAGCGCCGCCTCACGATCCCTTTCGTACGCCAAGCTCTGCGCGACGTTCGACCGCATTCCACTTGA